A region from the Pelobates fuscus isolate aPelFus1 chromosome 3, aPelFus1.pri, whole genome shotgun sequence genome encodes:
- the LOC134601686 gene encoding tubulin polyglutamylase TTLL5-like, translating into MDIEQTNSEETPESQEIEDQEKPPCILWTGSLKKTPIVRFRAEALTNDPHLHEVGTKYKMCFKMVDAGSSLVRTILSSHGFQEVHPISRNFNVMWTGPLRSTSVLTNLTKFQRINHFPKSSVLGQKDLLYKNIQNLQLKHRNHRFDFIPPSFVLPDEYNQFSRVISKDQGPWIVKPVSSSQGHGIQLINSLSQITRKDKLLVSRYIQNPLLIDGLKFDIRLYVLVTSYDPLTIYLFKEGITRFATRKYKLTKENMNNRFVHLTNYSVNKKSASFVSCHNPHVEDYGSKWSMSALLNYLKKNGKDTATLMSKIEDVIIKTIISAEGTIALASKSMLAHRKNCFEIYGFDILIDENMKPWMLEVNLSPSLTCDAPLDLKIKANVVADALTITGVECKDPCERQIKGGCTTSESRPCQTRNRSLAERLEIFEGVKDEEERSGGYIRIFPREDTWKRYGSLLTNTSLNQALASHLYPEKPVVRESSTYEPQQQVPAYECQLPPLKQTVRKYQEMTRKVSRVAREVRQKIEKPVLVAGSGRPSNTTEKCHHRRREPSQDLNKQPDDLRPRVLCSHHGSAGSVQVSEDLLKARFESMKQQEEALIKRRSIEVSNIVAGFSSIYKQAFGETKLL; encoded by the coding sequence ATGGATATAGAGCAGACTAATAGTGAAGAGACACCTGAGTCCCAGGAGATTGAGGACCAGGAGAAACCTCCCTGCATCCTTTGGACTGGGAGTTTGAAGAAAACACCAATTGTAAGATTTAGAGCAGAAGCCTTAACTAATGATCCACATCTGCACGAGGTGGGGACTAAGTACAAAATGTGCTTTAAGATGGTTGATGCTGGATCTTCCCTTGTTCGCACCATCCTCTCTTCTCATGGATTTCAAGAGGTCCATCCCATCAGCAGAAACTTCAATGTGATGTGGACAGGTCCCCTCAGAAGCACATCTGTTTTGACTAATCTGACCAAGTTCCAGAGAATCAACCACTTTCCTAAATCCTCTGTACTAGGCCAGAAGGATCTCCTGTACAAGAATATTCAGAACCTGCAGCTCAAGCACAGGAACCACAGGTTTGACTTTATACCACCAAGCTTTGTTCTTCCTGATGAATACAATCAGTTTAGCAGAGTTATTTCCAAAGATCAAGGCCCTTGGATTGTAAAACCGGTGTCATCCTCTCAAGGTCATGGAATACAGCTGATTAATTCACTGTCTCAAATAACCAGAAAAGATAAGCTCCTGGTATCAAGGTACATCCAAAATCCTCTTCTAATTGATGGGTTAAAATTCGACATTCGCCTCTATGTGTTGGTAACTTCCTATGATCcattaactatttatttatttaaagaaggGATCACCAGGTTTGCCACAAGAAAATATAAATTGACAAAAGAGAACATGAACAACAGATTCGTTCACTTGACCAACTACAGTGTAAACAAGAAAAGTGCATCTTTTGTGAGCTGTCATAATCCACACGTGGAGGACTATGGCAGCAAATGGAGTATGAGTGCTTTGctgaattatttaaagaaaaatggaaaagaCACAGCAACACTCATGTCTAAGATTGAGGATGTTATCATCAAAACTATTATTTCAGCAGAAGGCACTATTGCCTTAGCAAGTAAATCAATGCTTGCGCACAGAAAAAATTGCTTCGAAATATATGGGTTTGACATCCTCATTGATGAGAACATGAAGCCTTGGATGCTGGAGGTTAATTTATCTCCATCCCTCACTTGTGATGCACCACTTGATTTGAAAATAAAGGCTAATGTGGTGGCAGACGCTCTCACTATAACTGGTGTGGAGTGTAAGGATCCCTGTGAGAGGCAGATCAAAGGAGGCTGCACAACATCTGAGTCCAGACCTTGCCAGACAAGAAACAGATCACTTGCAGAGAGATTGGAAATCTTTGAAGGGGTCAAGGATGAAGAAGAGAGGAGTGGGGGTTACATACGGATATTCCCCAGGGAAGACACCTGGAAGCGGTATGGTTCCCTCCTGACTAATACATCCTTGAATCAAGCCCTGGCTTCACATCTTTACCCAGAGAAGCCAGTGGTACGAGAAAGCAGCACTTATGAACCTCAGCAGCAAGTACCTGCATATGAGTGCCAGCTGCCTCCCTTGAAACAAACCGTACGTAAATACCAGGAGATGACACGCAAAGTGTCCAGAGTTGCCAGAGAGGTGCGCCAGAAAATTGAAAAACCTGTCCTGGTAGCAGGGAGCGGTAGACCTTCCAATACTACTGAAAAATGCCACCACAGAAGAAGAGAACCCAGCCAGGACTTAAACAAACAACCCGATGATCTGCGGCCTAGGGTGTTATGCTCACACCATGGCTCTGCTGGCAGTGTACAGGTGTCAGAGGATTTACTGAAAGCTAGGTTTGAATCCATGAAACAGCAGGAGGAGGCATTAATAAAAAGACGTTCCATTGAAGTTTCAAATATAGTCGCTGGCTTCTCCAGTATTTACAAACAGGCTTTCGGTGAAACAAAACTCTTATAG